Genomic segment of Bacteroides stercoris ATCC 43183:
GTACGACTGGATGAGACGTTTTTTGTTGCCGAAGAGTATGTCGGCCGATATTCATGTGAAGCTGGAAGAACACGGTACTGCCGTATGGCGTTTGATAGATGGAAACCGAACCGTACAAGAGATAATCTCTCTGCTTACCGACCATTTCCAAAATGAAGATAACTATCCTTCTCGTGTCACTACTTACATTATGCAGTTGCAGAAAGATGGATTCATTCAGTTGAAAGTCGAGAGTTGAAAGCTACCATCTGGTATTACAATGCAGACTGCTTTCAACTCTCGACTCTCAATTTCCTAATTGCTTTCTCTGTCTACCTTGATTAATCCACCGGTAGCTGTATCGAACAAAACTTTTATAGTAGAATTTTTATTGAATAGTACAGGTGCAAGATATTCTATAGTACCAAATTGTGTAACGGGCAGTTCACCATCGAATATCTTCTTGTTGTTGCCTGTCAATATAACATGGGCGCGTCCCGGAACGTTGTAAGCAACTCCGTCTACTTTTTTCTTACCGTCTTCTTCCGGAATGGCGGGAGTCTTCAAATCGGTTATGGAGATATAATACGGTTCGCCTGCCAAATCATCGTTTGCCACTATGCCCAATCGTTTGGAGAAGCGGAAAGCTACTTCATTGTTCATTTCTTTGGGAGTAAGGCGAATTGTAAACGTCTGAGGTTCTTCTTTCAAGGTTCCGGAGAACATCTCCGTCATAGCACGTTCCTGTAAGTTGAGGTTGTCGAGCATGATTTTGAGTTGGGCGCCATCCTGCGGCATATTGTCGGCTTCACCACGGAGAAGGGCATTTTTGCTTTCACGGATGTTATAGATTTCCTTGGCTACCAACTCCGCCATTTTAGCTCTGGAACTTGCCATGAGTATTTCTTCCGTAAGGAATTTACGCGGATCTATGATTTCTTGTGCGGCAGCGGTTATTTTGGTTGCCGGTATCGTATGGCTGTTAAGCGGTATGTTGATGGAACGGACAATGCCGTCTTCGGTAAGTTCCATTAGTGGGGCTACAGTCTTATCTTTCAACTTAACGAAGTATACATTATCTTTATCGGGTACTCCCGCCACGTGTGTTTGTACTTTGTCGATGGTCCAATAGATATTCGGATCGGCAGATACATTGTTCATGCGTAAGTAGCGGTCGGCATATTTACAGAACTCTCCGGGCATGTATGTATGTTTGGTAGCCTGTACTACAATTTCTATTTCGGTTTTAGGCAGGAGATAAGTTACTCCGTAGTCTTTACCGCGCATAATACCGGTGCTGACATCTGTTTGGGCATAGGCACTTGTAGCTATTAGAATGCCGGCCACCCATATCATTTTTTTCTTCATATTTCTCTATCGGTTTATAACTATGAATTTTAAATAACAAAGTTAACGAAGTTCTTTAGTTCTTGGATATTCATTTACGAAAGATTAACTTTCAGTCAGACCATAAAATAGGAATACTGCATGTCCTTATTCTTTCAGTACAACTTCCGCTATTCCTACACGGTCATCATTCAGTAAGATGCGCAAATCACTGGCCGTGGTTCCTTTGAACGGATAGGAGATAAGTTCACCGTATTGGCTGACAGTACCCGAATAGACAGTAAGGAACTGACCGCCTCCGCCTGAAAGCTGTATCTCGAACTCTGCCGGAAGTCCGTTGTCTCGCTTGAAAGCGATAGCAACTTCGTTTATTTTGCTTCCGTTCTTTAGGGCAAAGGTTATATAATCTCCTTTGTTACCCTGCCAGACCGTATTCTTTTGTTTGTCAAGCACATTTGGGGCGTTTTCCATATCGGTACTTGCTGTTACGGGACTGATGGGATTTTGACTTTCAAGTGCTTGCAGGCGGGCTTGGTAATCTTCTACAGTAAGTATACCATTCAGCCGGATGTCTTCGGAAGACGCACCCGCCATGATGGCGAACTCGCCCGGTTCCACTGTCCATTTCATATCGGCATTCAACAATTCAAGATGCTTGCGGTCAAGAGTGAAAACTATTTCTTTGCTCTCTCCCGGCTTCAGGTGGATACGTTCAAAACCGGCAAGATTCTTTTCGTAGGTGGTGACACTGCTTAGAATATCGCGCGTGTAGAGTTGTACCACTTCGTCACCGGCACGTTTGCCGGTATTCGTTACTTTCAGTCGTATGGTGGCTTTTTGGTTGGGTGTGATTACTTTGGGAGTGATTTCGAGGTCGGAATACTCAAAAGTAGTATAGCTCAAACCGTAACCGAAAGGATACAGTGCACCATTAATGCGTGACATATTGCCGTCCGGTCCCGGATTTTTACCGCCATCTATCTGTGAAGCCGGTTTGTAGGGGAAGTTGAACGGGATTTGTCCTACTGTTTTAGGAAAAGTAACTGTCAGTTTGCCTCCGGGATTGTAATCGCCGAAGAGAATGTCGGCTACTACCGTACCGCCTTTAGAGCCCGGATACCAGGCTTCAAGAATGGCAGGGACAAACTTGTCCGCCCAGTTTACGGATAGCGGACGACCGTTAATCAATATCAGTATAACAGGCTTGCCCGTGGCTTGTACGGCTTGCAGCAATTTCAACTGGTGTCCCGGTAATTCCAGGCTTGTGCGCGATTTGTTCTCACCGCAGGTACGTTGGCCACCACCCAGTACTACTACTGCTACATCAGCCTGACGGGCATTGGCTACGGCACGGTCTATTTCGGCTTGTTCGTCAGGGGTAAGCGGGTATTCCATGATTTCGCTTTCAGGCCAATGGGCATCTACAAGGTCGCAGCCTTTGGTATAAAGCACTTCGGCCTTACCCTGTGCTTTCTCGCGGATTCCTTCGAGGACAGTAGTAACCTCTACGGCGAGTGGTCCGTAATGTGTCAGAGCATAGCCTTCCTCATCGGCATTCGGGCCACAGACGGCAATCTTCTTTATCTTATCGATATTCAGCGGCAGTGTATTATCTGTATTTTTCAGCAATACGATGGATTCGCGGGATGCCTGTAGGGCAACGGCTTCATTGGCTTCCTTCTCCACTTCATCGTCAGCTCCGGCAAGGTCTGTTTGATAGGGAGCATCGAACAGACCGATAAGGAACTTTACCCGAAGGATGTCACGGACACGGTCATTGATAACTTCTTCACTCAGTCCGCCTTCCTTTACGAGTTCGCGTAGCGGAAGTACGAATGAGTCGGGCGAGCGGAATGTACAACGTACGTTGAGGCCTGCTTCCACGCTTTGGCGTACGGCTTCTTTCATGTCTTTGGCGGTGTTATGCTTGGTATAGAGATATTCTACGGCATCGCTGTCCGACACTACATATCCCCGGAAACCCATTTCCTTGCGGAGTCGGGTAGTCAGCCAATAGTAGCTTCCCTGGATGGGAATGCCGTCGTAGTCGTTATAGGAACTCATCACGCCCAATAGCCCTGCTTCACGGATTACCCGTTTGAAAGGGTAGATGTGTATGTTTTCCACTTCGCGCGGCGGCATTTGCGGATCAACGCGCGCCATGCCTTCACGTGCTCCCTTATTGTTGCTGTATGCAGCAAAGTGTTTGGCAGTGGCGGCTACTTGGTGATTATGTTGCAGTCCGCGTACCATTTCGATACCCAGCTCGGCAACAAGATAGGGGGATTCGCCGTAGACTTCCTCATAGCGTCCCCAACGCTGGTCGCGACCTACATCGAGGATGGGGGCGTAGACGTTGGTATAGCCCAGCATGCGGGCTTCCCGTCCGGTGATAAGTCCTACTTGGCGGATAAGTTCGCGGTTCCACGTGTGTCCTAATCCCAGTTGGGTGGGGAAATTGGTGGCTTTATAACTTTCCACACCACGGATGCCCTCATTAGTGAAATCTACGGGGATTCCGAGGCGGGTATCTTCAACAAAGAAGCGTTGTATTTCGTTCAGTGCCCAGGCATGACGCGAGGCAGGCCAGACGTTTTCATTGTCCGAGGGTGGCAGTCCCCATTGCTGGAAGCCGTTCAGATGTTCGTCAATGGCTCCGATACCGTCTTTCCAGAGCATCTGTTTCCATTCGGGGGTGGGAAGAGCATCTTTCAGCACTCGTTTGTAGCCGTAGAGGGTAACCATCTGGCAGGTTTTTTCTTCGAGTGTCATCTGCTGCAAGAGGTTTTCAATGCGGGCATCGAGTGTTGCGGCAGGGTCTTCATATATATCTTTGATACCGTTTTTGTTGAAGTCTATCCAGCCTTTATGGTACATTTCGCTTTTTGCCGGTTTATAGTATGCCGGTATTTTTGCAGTTTTTTGTGCAGACAGTAATGTGCTACTGCCTAATAACAAGGTGGCTACAATTAATTTCTTCATGGTATGTTTTTTATAGTTTTCTTTGGGTGTCAAAGATAGTGAATTTTGAGAACAGAAAAGGATAAAATTGTTCGAAGTACGGTTATCTATTGTACATACTATATTGGAATGGGGTGATAGTGGCGGATAATGGCATTGCGCTTTTGGCTGATAAATTATATGGTTGATGCCTCTTGATTGATTAAGTCAGCAGAGCTTTGTCATAAGGTGATTTATGATTAAAGAAGGTGTGTCAAAATGCACACCTTCTGTTTTTTACGCACAAAGCCCCGACTTTCACAAGCTGGGGCTTTGTTATTACCTAAAGATTTTGTATCTTTAAGCATAAGTTCTTTACTATGACAAAGATACATTTTCGTCCTTACAATCCCAACCAAACCGTTCTTTTTCCTCAAAGAATTGATGAGGATATTGCAGAAAACGATCCGGTGCGCATGGTTGACGCCCTGGTTGAGGGCTTGAATCTTGAAAGTTTCAGAAAACTGTATAAGGAATGCGGTCGCAGCCCTTACCACCCCAAGATGATGCTCAAGGTCATTCTGTATGCCTATATGAACAACATCTACTCCTGCCGGAAAATTGAAAAACTCCTTCACCGTGACATCCATTATATCTGGCTGGCCGGATATGAGAAACCGGATTTCATTACCATCAACCGTTTCCGCAACCGGGTGAAGAAGGAAATTAACGAAGTGTTTACGCAAACCGTACTTCTTCTCTCTTCCAAAGGCTTCATCAGCCTGAATGTGGAATATATTGACGGGACAAAGCTCGAATCCAAAGCCAACAAGTACACTTTCGTCTGGCGAAAAACGGTTGAGCGGAACCGTGAACGCCTGATGAAGAAGATACATGTCCTGTTAGGGCAGATAGACGATGTCATTGCTCAGGAGAAGTCATCAGAGAACAATGAGGAAGTTGAGTTCACTCCGGCCATGCTGACTGAAATGGCAGGAGAATTGCGTCATGCACTGGAACAGGTTTCCGAGCCATCCGCGAAAGAGGAAAAGACTGAACTGAAAAAGAAACGCAAACAGCTGAAGGAACTGGAAGAACACAGGGACAAACTGCAGGAATACGACTGCCATCTGGAAACACTGCAAGAGAGGAATTCCTATTCCAAGACGGACAAGGACGCTACTTTTATGAGAATGAAGGAGGATGCCATGCGCAACGGACAGACGAAGCCCGGTTACAACCTTCAAATCGGCACCGAAAATCAGTTCATCACCGATTTTGCACTCTTCCCGAACCCTACGGATACACTGACCCTGATTCCTTTCCTGCAATCTTTTTCAAACAGGTATGAACGGATGGCCCATACGGTGGTTGCTGATTCCGGCTATGGCTCCGAAGAGAATTACCGCTTCATGTCCGAAAACGGCATGGAAGCCTACGTAAAGTACAACTATTTCCACATGGAGCAGCGGCCGAGATTCAAACCGGCCCCGTTCAAGGCCGAAAACTTCTACTACAATGAAGAACATGACTTCTGCATCTGCCCTATGGGGCAAAGGATGCGGAGGATAGGCACCAGGAATGTGAAAACCGCATCCGGATATGTCAGCGAAAATGCACGGTACAGAGCTGTCAGGTGTGAAGGTTGTCCCCTGCGATGCCGCTGTTTTAAAGCAAAAGGAAACAGGACGATAGAACTGAATCATAGGCTTAGACAATACAAGCGGAGAGCCAAAGAACTGCTCTGCTCTGAGAAAGGACTGAAACACAGAGGGCAGAGATGCATAGAACCGGAGGCCGTGTTCGGACAAATTAAAAACAATATGAACTACAAACGTTTCCGACATTTTGGAAAGGACAAGGTCTTCATGGACTTTGCCTTCCTAGCCATTGCCTTCAATATAAAAAAAATGTGTGCAAAACTGACAAAAGAAGATACGAAATGGCTGATTGGATGGTTTTATGAACTTACTGTCGCTTTATTTAGATGCTGGAGACACATAAATCAAAGAAATCTTCGAATTATCGCAGCTTAAAGAAAATGAACAGATTTGTATAGTGATGAACAAAAAAGAGGTGCATCGTGCATTACGACACACCTTCTTTAATACAGTATCATAAATAAGCCTTTTAGCAGTTTTTCGGTCGTGAGGTTATTATGGCTTTGACAGATACTTTGTTTTATTTAGGGGTATCATTACAGGGCATCACAAATAATGTATATTTAATATAATTGCTTGTGGTTGTTGTTATTTGTTGTTGGATTGACCGATTAAGTAGCTAATAGTATTGGTTGCAAGTTTTGTAAGATTATTATGTATACTATTACTTTCCTCATTGGAGTTTTTCCACTCAAAAGACGGGTCTCCAATAACGATGGCTTTTCCACTATTCTCGCGTGACGGAAATTCTGCAACACGAATAGTTGTATCACTGTTACCACTGTCTGAACCTAATTGAATACCTCCCGTTGCGGTTTGCCATGCATTTATATCATCATATTTTTCTGTTTCATCATTAATATTCCATTGAAGAACCCGATTACTGTTTTTATAACCGGCATCTTCTGCATGTAATGGGAGCCAATGTTTATTGAACGTAATATTGTTAAATATTGGATGATAGATATTGTTACAATAAAGACTCTTATTAAAGTCTACATTTTCATTTCCGCCCCAGTTATTCTTAGGGTATGACCCATTTTGGGAAATTCCCCATTTACCGATAAAACGAGCGGCATCACGTGATGCTAATATATTTCCACCTGTTTGAAAATATGATTTAATAGCTTCGTTGGCATTATCTATTATTGCATCATTATTTGTATTTGCCTCAGTCCAATCAAAGTGTGCCCAAATCATTTTGTATCCATCAAGATTGATATTATTTTCAGTGATTTGGTTGATGCTGATGTATTCAGAGTTTTCAATGTTGTGTATCATCCATGTTGCAGCAGCTTTTGCCTCCTCTGTTAGTTCTTCCATATTATCTGCAATACCGATAAAAGCTTTCTTACCCGGTTCATTTTCATTCCATCCCTCTATTGTATTATTATCAAGAGTAATGGTAGCATGGATTTTACCGTTCCTTACTTCTGCATTAATGGTATATGAGTTATTCGGTTCGAACTTATTACCGAACAGAGTGAATGATGTCTTTAGATTATCATCCTCATTCCCAATTCGTAAGTCGAGAGATTCGGCATTTTGAGGGTAGATGATACGGACTATTTCCATTTCTGTACCACTCGCTGTAGAACTTAAGTTCCCAAGTGACCAGTCATTTTCTACATTACCATTGGCGCTTGCGATACCGGATTTTATATTAAATGTACCTTTGTGTATCAAACCGCCTAATATAATACTTTTGTTTTCTATTGGTGTGGTATCGGTTACTTTAATCTTCAGTCGGATACGTGCCATTTTGTGTTGAAAAGTAAAGTTTATTTTCTGATTTGCATTCCCCTCAATATACTTTCCTTTAGAAGAAGCAAATAGAAAATCAATCTTCTTTTGTTCTTCTTCCGTAGTAGCTGTGTTGGCTTCGATAACGCCATCTTTGTTATCAGTATACGGATAATATGCTGTGAAAATCATGTCATTCTCTGATGTATAGGCTATTTCTTCCTGTTCTGTTTCAACCAATGAGAATGCAGTAGACGCTCCGGCTATATCCGCTTTGTACTGTATGTTTGTATACTTAGGAGTGGATACTGTTCCTGCTATTTCGGAAGCCGATATACCTACAAGGTCACCTGCTTCCCACTCGCTGCTTGTCGTTACGCGAGTAGTGATACCTGCTGAGAAGTCCACCACTGCGGGGTGTGCCAGCTGTTTACCCTCATCTTCGCTGAGGATATTGTCTTCATCGTCATTGCTGCATGCCGTAAAGGTCAATGTTAGCGTTGTAAAGGCCAACATTAAAAGTGTAAAGGTCAACTTTAGAGAGCTAAAGGTTAACTTTGATAAAATAAGAGTAGATAGTTTTGTTTTCATGATATTTGTTCTTTTTAGTATTAGTATTCTTTTGTTCTCTGTTAATAGTAGCTCACTTTTATGTTGCTCACTTGTATACTGCCCTCATAAGAGTCTAATGACCAGCAATTCTTTTGTATCCCGTAAATCCGGTTGGTATATGCTACGTTATCATTGATGTATACAGTACATACGGAATTGTCCGTGCAGATAGTGACATGATAAATGTTATCGGCAGGAACGGGAAACTTGTAGCCGTCTATTCCTGCGATGAACCCTATACCTTCCTTTCCTTTCTGCTCGAAGTTGATTTTGCGGTTACTGTTGTTATCTTCCGGATTGATGATAAGGGAGTAGTATTTCTTGGAGTCTGTGCCACGTGCCAGGGAAATGCCGAATATATCTTCGTTGCTTGAGGCTGTTACGGTAAATGTAAGTTTGTTATGTATGTTCAGGCGGTTGAAAAGTACGTAAGCATCACCACTGAGCGTGTAGTTGTCGTTACTTTCGGCTACACCGGTTTCACTTTGTGCCATTACTTTTAAGGTGGTATTGTTAGTGTATTTGTTCAAAATTCCATCTACGGAACCTAATGAGAGCGTGCCGTCTTCATGCTGGATAATCTTATGCATCACAAGATTACCCGCCCACTCAGGTTCGGCAGGAGCAGCACCGACAGCCGTATTGTCATTACCGGCACGGGTGGGACACCAACCCCAAATGTAACGGTCTGTTCCGTTGCTTGCCGTTTTTCCGGCATAGAAAGCACGTGAGTCGAGTACACCCTCTTTATTGTCGGGAAAAGTGGGGGCTGCGGTCATTTGTTTCAGTTCTTCCAGTGTGCTGCCTTTGAAGTAGCATACTTTACGTGATACCGCATTTTGGTCGGAATACACGAGGTACCACCAGTCTCCCATTTTGAATACATCTGCACATTCGTAGAACCGGTCAGCACCCCAGTGCATCGGCATAAATACGCCTGAATGTTTCCATGCTTTCAAATCGGTGGAAGTGTATTCGGCGAGTACTCCTATACCATCCTTTTTAGTGGATACGATCATGTGATATTTGCCACTTTCGCTCTCGAAGATGAAGGGGTCGCGGAAGTCTTTCCGGCTGTAACCGTCATTGCTGCCGAGCAAGAAGAAAGTACGATCTTTGTTCCACGTCTTGAAATCGGTAGAAGTGGCCCGCATCACAACTTCAGTGTCAGCTGTGTGTCCGGTATAATAGGTATAATATACTTTATTGGTTTCATCATAGAATATACAACCAGTACCTAAGGCCGCATCGGGTTCATCTTCCGTTCCAGTGGGGATAAGTTCACCCAATGAGGTGTAACTTCCTCCGTTTTTGGTGCTTACCGCCCAAAAAGGGTGGTAAGTGGTTTGATTGGGACGGTACTCCTGTAAGTACATTATCTTGAAGTCGCCGGCTTGCGGGTCATAGAAAGGCATGGGGTCACCTACGTAACCCAGTTGCGGTTTGTAGTAAGTGCCAAACATATTTTCATCGGTCGGCTTAAAATAAGTGGCAGTGTTGTCCCAATCCTTTTGGGTGAGTATGGGAGCATTATCGTCGTTGCAACTACTGAGGGCTATACTCAGCAGTGCGGTGTATGCAAGTGTGTGTATCATTGTTTTCATTATATGTCAGTCTTTATTTACCGGTTAGATAATTGATTACATTTTTGGTGAGCTTGGCTACATTGCCGTGGTATGGGTCTTTGGATGTGTCGATGCCTTCCGAATACCAGTCGTAGCAGCCGGAACCGATGCAGAAGACACCGCCCTTGCTACCGTTGGCCGGATATTCCCAAACCACGATAGCTCCGTCGCCACCGTAACCTAAGGCTTGGCCACCATGTTTCCGAGACCAGTCGGCCTCATCGTTGTAATCTCCCCAAGGATTCACTTCATCTTGCGAGCGTAAATGCCATTGAGCAGTAGTGTTGGTGATTCCGTAGCCCTTACTGCAGGTATATACGGAATTACCCTCGTGTATACCTTGATAAGCAGGGTGACTTTTATGTCCTTGTATAAAGAAACTCCAAGGCTCTGCGGTTATTTCAGGATCAGTTTCTGTACGCCCGAGCCAGCAATTGTTGGGATTCTTATTGTCTTTGGTTGCTCCTATATTGACAGCGTAGAAAGTAGCATAGCGTGTCAGCAGCAGGTTCATACCTTGGTCATAGCGTGCTTTAATCATGCTGGCAGCAGATAAGGCAGCTGGAGCAGCCGTTTCGAACTTGTTCATATCATCAATGGTAGTGTCTGCATGGAAATGCCACCACAGCATCTTACACTCACATAGATCCGCATTACCAGTCGCTATGTCGCTGAAAGAAACATACTGTGCATCTTTCACATTGAAC
This window contains:
- a CDS encoding PqqD family protein, coding for MSDTKGKVNLLDTVPVQCGHITTEWEGEYAILSFPRFKYDWMRRFLLPKSMSADIHVKLEEHGTAVWRLIDGNRTVQEIISLLTDHFQNEDNYPSRVTTYIMQLQKDGFIQLKVES
- a CDS encoding DUF4831 family protein, with protein sequence MKKKMIWVAGILIATSAYAQTDVSTGIMRGKDYGVTYLLPKTEIEIVVQATKHTYMPGEFCKYADRYLRMNNVSADPNIYWTIDKVQTHVAGVPDKDNVYFVKLKDKTVAPLMELTEDGIVRSINIPLNSHTIPATKITAAAQEIIDPRKFLTEEILMASSRAKMAELVAKEIYNIRESKNALLRGEADNMPQDGAQLKIMLDNLNLQERAMTEMFSGTLKEEPQTFTIRLTPKEMNNEVAFRFSKRLGIVANDDLAGEPYYISITDLKTPAIPEEDGKKKVDGVAYNVPGRAHVILTGNNKKIFDGELPVTQFGTIEYLAPVLFNKNSTIKVLFDTATGGLIKVDRESN
- a CDS encoding glycoside hydrolase family 3 N-terminal domain-containing protein; amino-acid sequence: MKKLIVATLLLGSSTLLSAQKTAKIPAYYKPAKSEMYHKGWIDFNKNGIKDIYEDPAATLDARIENLLQQMTLEEKTCQMVTLYGYKRVLKDALPTPEWKQMLWKDGIGAIDEHLNGFQQWGLPPSDNENVWPASRHAWALNEIQRFFVEDTRLGIPVDFTNEGIRGVESYKATNFPTQLGLGHTWNRELIRQVGLITGREARMLGYTNVYAPILDVGRDQRWGRYEEVYGESPYLVAELGIEMVRGLQHNHQVAATAKHFAAYSNNKGAREGMARVDPQMPPREVENIHIYPFKRVIREAGLLGVMSSYNDYDGIPIQGSYYWLTTRLRKEMGFRGYVVSDSDAVEYLYTKHNTAKDMKEAVRQSVEAGLNVRCTFRSPDSFVLPLRELVKEGGLSEEVINDRVRDILRVKFLIGLFDAPYQTDLAGADDEVEKEANEAVALQASRESIVLLKNTDNTLPLNIDKIKKIAVCGPNADEEGYALTHYGPLAVEVTTVLEGIREKAQGKAEVLYTKGCDLVDAHWPESEIMEYPLTPDEQAEIDRAVANARQADVAVVVLGGGQRTCGENKSRTSLELPGHQLKLLQAVQATGKPVILILINGRPLSVNWADKFVPAILEAWYPGSKGGTVVADILFGDYNPGGKLTVTFPKTVGQIPFNFPYKPASQIDGGKNPGPDGNMSRINGALYPFGYGLSYTTFEYSDLEITPKVITPNQKATIRLKVTNTGKRAGDEVVQLYTRDILSSVTTYEKNLAGFERIHLKPGESKEIVFTLDRKHLELLNADMKWTVEPGEFAIMAGASSEDIRLNGILTVEDYQARLQALESQNPISPVTASTDMENAPNVLDKQKNTVWQGNKGDYITFALKNGSKINEVAIAFKRDNGLPAEFEIQLSGGGGQFLTVYSGTVSQYGELISYPFKGTTASDLRILLNDDRVGIAEVVLKE
- a CDS encoding IS1182 family transposase; its protein translation is MTKIHFRPYNPNQTVLFPQRIDEDIAENDPVRMVDALVEGLNLESFRKLYKECGRSPYHPKMMLKVILYAYMNNIYSCRKIEKLLHRDIHYIWLAGYEKPDFITINRFRNRVKKEINEVFTQTVLLLSSKGFISLNVEYIDGTKLESKANKYTFVWRKTVERNRERLMKKIHVLLGQIDDVIAQEKSSENNEEVEFTPAMLTEMAGELRHALEQVSEPSAKEEKTELKKKRKQLKELEEHRDKLQEYDCHLETLQERNSYSKTDKDATFMRMKEDAMRNGQTKPGYNLQIGTENQFITDFALFPNPTDTLTLIPFLQSFSNRYERMAHTVVADSGYGSEENYRFMSENGMEAYVKYNYFHMEQRPRFKPAPFKAENFYYNEEHDFCICPMGQRMRRIGTRNVKTASGYVSENARYRAVRCEGCPLRCRCFKAKGNRTIELNHRLRQYKRRAKELLCSEKGLKHRGQRCIEPEAVFGQIKNNMNYKRFRHFGKDKVFMDFAFLAIAFNIKKMCAKLTKEDTKWLIGWFYELTVALFRCWRHINQRNLRIIAA
- a CDS encoding DUF4960 domain-containing protein: MKTKLSTLILSKLTFSSLKLTFTLLMLAFTTLTLTFTACSNDDEDNILSEDEGKQLAHPAVVDFSAGITTRVTTSSEWEAGDLVGISASEIAGTVSTPKYTNIQYKADIAGASTAFSLVETEQEEIAYTSENDMIFTAYYPYTDNKDGVIEANTATTEEEQKKIDFLFASSKGKYIEGNANQKINFTFQHKMARIRLKIKVTDTTPIENKSIILGGLIHKGTFNIKSGIASANGNVENDWSLGNLSSTASGTEMEIVRIIYPQNAESLDLRIGNEDDNLKTSFTLFGNKFEPNNSYTINAEVRNGKIHATITLDNNTIEGWNENEPGKKAFIGIADNMEELTEEAKAAATWMIHNIENSEYISINQITENNINLDGYKMIWAHFDWTEANTNNDAIIDNANEAIKSYFQTGGNILASRDAARFIGKWGISQNGSYPKNNWGGNENVDFNKSLYCNNIYHPIFNNITFNKHWLPLHAEDAGYKNSNRVLQWNINDETEKYDDINAWQTATGGIQLGSDSGNSDTTIRVAEFPSRENSGKAIVIGDPSFEWKNSNEESNSIHNNLTKLATNTISYLIGQSNNK
- a CDS encoding glycoside hydrolase family 32 protein is translated as MKTMIHTLAYTALLSIALSSCNDDNAPILTQKDWDNTATYFKPTDENMFGTYYKPQLGYVGDPMPFYDPQAGDFKIMYLQEYRPNQTTYHPFWAVSTKNGGSYTSLGELIPTGTEDEPDAALGTGCIFYDETNKVYYTYYTGHTADTEVVMRATSTDFKTWNKDRTFFLLGSNDGYSRKDFRDPFIFESESGKYHMIVSTKKDGIGVLAEYTSTDLKAWKHSGVFMPMHWGADRFYECADVFKMGDWWYLVYSDQNAVSRKVCYFKGSTLEELKQMTAAPTFPDNKEGVLDSRAFYAGKTASNGTDRYIWGWCPTRAGNDNTAVGAAPAEPEWAGNLVMHKIIQHEDGTLSLGSVDGILNKYTNNTTLKVMAQSETGVAESNDNYTLSGDAYVLFNRLNIHNKLTFTVTASSNEDIFGISLARGTDSKKYYSLIINPEDNNSNRKINFEQKGKEGIGFIAGIDGYKFPVPADNIYHVTICTDNSVCTVYINDNVAYTNRIYGIQKNCWSLDSYEGSIQVSNIKVSYY
- a CDS encoding DUF4960 domain-containing protein → MKSILNIFNLSFLTVTLLLTVGCSDDNSSALRLNEDTAIKSFALDNYSGTIDQQKETITITLPEDYDMAAMTVTDIQLPVGAEATLKRGDVLNLNMTQTIKVSNGNVFQQYVIKTRYDEARILTFQLNDMYSGIIDQQNQNILVQVPASTDITKLVPTYTATEGAIVAPAGGTAMDFSRPVDFIVSNNMASAVYTVKVLTPTGKPAAIYAGLASTIEGLNPEEKEAATWMLFNVKDAQYVSFSDIATGNADLCECKMLWWHFHADTTIDDMNKFETAAPAALSAASMIKARYDQGMNLLLTRYATFYAVNIGATKDNKNPNNCWLGRTETDPEITAEPWSFFIQGHKSHPAYQGIHEGNSVYTCSKGYGITNTTAQWHLRSQDEVNPWGDYNDEADWSRKHGGQALGYGGDGAIVVWEYPANGSKGGVFCIGSGCYDWYSEGIDTSKDPYHGNVAKLTKNVINYLTGK